A genomic region of Mesorhizobium sp. NZP2077 contains the following coding sequences:
- a CDS encoding helix-turn-helix transcriptional regulator, which yields MFAEDQGNILAILNVRGPMDSRNLLSADQARAARALLNWSRVRLAAKANLSEMTIAVLENGLRKPRPHNIAAIRQAFEDAGIVFAVEGTPSLARSDGDSGLVTDDRIWR from the coding sequence ATGTTTGCAGAAGATCAAGGGAACATTTTAGCCATATTGAATGTTCGTGGTCCTATGGACAGCCGAAACCTACTCTCTGCAGATCAAGCAAGGGCAGCGCGAGCCTTACTGAACTGGTCGCGAGTTCGCCTTGCGGCAAAGGCCAATCTCAGCGAAATGACGATCGCCGTTCTTGAGAATGGCTTGAGGAAACCGCGTCCCCACAACATCGCGGCCATCCGCCAAGCGTTTGAGGACGCAGGAATTGTCTTCGCCGTCGAAGGGACTCCATCGCTTGCCCGCTCTGACGGTGATAGCGGTCTCGTGACCGACGATAGAATCTGGCGCTAG
- a CDS encoding CatB-related O-acetyltransferase, protein MCSFSARPEHRTNTATSYPLRVVDGKIRNGAEASSKGPTTVSHDVWFGARCIILGGVTIGNGAVIGAGSIVTRDIPPYAVAVGNPARVIRYRFAPDVIGRLQALEWWNWSDRLIGERASILTTMDAKHFLDAVTQQSTGTVREQSRAEPAA, encoded by the coding sequence GTGTGCTCTTTCTCGGCGCGGCCCGAACATCGCACCAACACAGCCACCAGCTATCCGCTTCGAGTCGTTGACGGGAAGATCCGTAATGGCGCTGAGGCTTCTAGCAAAGGACCTACCACGGTCAGCCATGACGTATGGTTTGGTGCTCGCTGTATCATCCTAGGCGGCGTCACGATCGGGAACGGAGCGGTCATCGGTGCTGGCAGCATCGTCACCAGGGACATTCCCCCTTACGCCGTCGCGGTCGGCAATCCAGCTCGCGTCATCCGCTACCGGTTCGCGCCTGATGTCATTGGGCGCTTGCAGGCATTGGAATGGTGGAACTGGAGCGATCGCCTGATCGGCGAACGCGCCTCGATTTTGACGACGATGGATGCAAAACATTTCCTAGACGCCGTAACGCAGCAATCAACGGGGACTGTGCGCGAGCAAAGCCGGGCTGAACCAGCGGCGTGA
- a CDS encoding IS630 family transposase (programmed frameshift), with translation MGSAVKLRTNFSAGELRRLARNSKDVRQSSRLLSIAAVLDGMSRADAARIGGMDRQTLRDWVHRFNTAGPDGLVDQWAPGPASRLSHEQQAELAALVEKGPDRAVDGVVRWRRIDLKKAIKDRFGIDYDARYVGKLLHKLGFSHMSVRPRHPAQDAHIIEEFKKNWPRTLKAHLCDLPPRTKVEIWFQDEARIGQKNGIVRQWARRGTRPRQPADQRYKSAYLFGAICPARGTGAALALPFADTEAMQLHINEISRHVEKGAHAVLVMDRAGWHTTANLSIPDNITPIFLPSRAPELNPVENVWQYMRQNWLSNRVFDSYDDIIDAACDAWQKLLADSETITSIGMRQWAHVGQTP, from the exons ATGGGATCAGCGGTGAAGTTGCGGACGAACTTTTCGGCGGGGGAGCTTCGCCGTCTTGCCCGGAACTCAAAGGATGTGCGCCAGAGCAGCCGGCTGTTGTCGATCGCAGCGGTTCTGGACGGCATGAGCCGGGCCGATGCGGCCCGGATCGGCGGGATGGATCGCCAGACGCTACGCGACTGGGTGCATCGGTTCAACACGGCCGGCCCCGATGGTCTTGTGGACCAATGGGCACCGGGACCAGCGTCCCGGCTGTCGCATGAGCAGCAGGCCGAACTGGCCGCGCTTGTGGAGAAGGGCCCGGATCGTGCCGTCGATGGCGTCGTTCGCTGGCGGCGGATCGACCTGAAGAAAGCCATCAAGGACCGCTTCGGCATTGATTATGACGCGCGCTATGTCGGGAAGCTGCTGCACAAGCTCGGCTTCTCCCACATGAGTGTGCGACCGCGTCATCCGGCGCAGGATGCCCATATCATCGAGGAATTCA AAAAAAACTGGCCTCGCACGCTGAAGGCGCATCTTTGCGACTTGCCGCCGCGCACGAAGGTGGAGATCTGGTTCCAGGACGAAGCAAGGATCGGCCAGAAGAACGGGATTGTACGGCAGTGGGCCAGACGCGGCACGCGGCCGCGACAGCCGGCCGACCAGCGCTACAAGAGCGCCTACCTGTTCGGCGCCATCTGCCCAGCACGTGGTACCGGGGCGGCTCTCGCACTGCCGTTTGCCGATACCGAGGCCATGCAACTCCATATCAACGAGATCAGCCGCCATGTCGAAAAGGGCGCCCATGCCGTACTCGTCATGGATCGCGCCGGATGGCACACCACCGCAAACCTCAGCATACCGGACAACATCACCCCGATCTTCCTGCCGTCGCGCGCGCCGGAGCTGAACCCGGTCGAGAACGTCTGGCAGTATATGCGCCAGAACTGGCTCTCCAACCGTGTCTTCGACAGCTATGACGATATCATCGATGCGGCCTGCGACGCCTGGCAGAAACTCCTCGCAGATTCCGAGACCATCACATCAATCGGGATGCGCCAATGGGCCCATGTCGGTCAAACCCCATGA